One Armatimonadia bacterium genomic region harbors:
- a CDS encoding inorganic phosphate transporter, with the protein MTDAWVWAVVALGLIFEFVNGFHDAANAIATSVLTRALSIRNAVVMCAALNFLGAVSSSAVATTMGKGIVPPGEVTNEVVAAALLGAIIWDLITWHFGLPTSSTHAIVGGLIGAAAGYKGLQIVEWAGTSRVLMGLVLSPVLGVTVAFVVMMIFTWIFRHRPPSTLNRRFRLIQVLSASLMAFSHGENDGQKSMGVISMALFSASVAAHGAGVEFTIPLWVMVSCGLAMALGSGAGGWRIIKTLGRNVMELQPIHGCVAELSSACVIMAASKVGAPISTTHTVSSAIMGVGMIRHLSSVRWKVVTNIVWAWLLTMPVAALFGFASLRLLQWVFG; encoded by the coding sequence ATGACTGATGCTTGGGTCTGGGCCGTAGTGGCCCTGGGACTGATCTTCGAGTTTGTCAACGGATTCCACGACGCCGCGAACGCCATCGCGACGTCGGTTCTCACCCGCGCTCTGTCGATCCGGAACGCGGTCGTAATGTGTGCGGCGCTGAACTTCCTTGGCGCTGTGTCCAGTAGTGCCGTTGCGACGACGATGGGGAAGGGGATCGTGCCACCGGGAGAAGTGACCAATGAGGTGGTCGCTGCCGCCTTGCTGGGGGCGATCATCTGGGACCTCATCACCTGGCACTTCGGCCTGCCTACCAGTTCGACCCACGCCATCGTCGGCGGCCTCATCGGCGCCGCAGCAGGCTACAAAGGGCTGCAAATCGTCGAGTGGGCGGGGACCTCGCGGGTTCTCATGGGCCTGGTGCTATCACCCGTACTGGGGGTCACAGTCGCCTTCGTGGTCATGATGATCTTCACATGGATCTTCCGGCACCGCCCGCCCTCGACTCTCAACCGCCGGTTCCGGCTCATCCAGGTTCTGTCCGCCAGCCTGATGGCCTTCAGCCATGGCGAGAATGACGGCCAAAAGTCCATGGGCGTCATCTCGATGGCCCTTTTCAGCGCCTCGGTCGCCGCCCACGGCGCCGGTGTTGAGTTCACGATTCCTCTCTGGGTAATGGTCTCCTGCGGTCTGGCAATGGCCCTCGGGAGTGGCGCCGGCGGCTGGCGCATCATCAAGACCCTGGGGCGCAACGTGATGGAATTGCAGCCCATCCACGGCTGCGTCGCCGAGCTTAGCTCCGCCTGCGTCATCATGGCCGCCTCGAAGGTCGGTGCACCGATCTCGACCACGCACACCGTCTCCTCAGCGATCATGGGCGTCGGGATGATTCGTCACTTGAGTTCAGTGCGGTGGAAGGTCGTCACGAACATCGTCTGGGCTTGGTTGCTTACCATGCCGGTCGCGGCGCTCTTCGGGTTCGCCTCGCTACGTCTGCTGCAGTGGGTCTTCGGCTAG
- a CDS encoding prenyltransferase/squalene oxidase repeat-containing protein — translation MGYLDLLDEMLATGTALLGDGFLRAQASYVGSRQGPAGGFVGRSGVEDLYYTDFALRTLVLTAPASPALGAIPGFLAAQPPPRDLVECFSYLNCRRMLQSPGRDPLPVPPSVYACLTEAEGALHDNPEASVSAYQAFLLALCHEMLGDGWSAGEEVLRGVQQLRRPEGGFAERADQTAAQTNATAAGLAVLTMAGELEEDCAASAARFLVSMQTSEDGGFRAHAAAPEGDLLSSFTAFLALIGLAAVGPVDLAALARFARTCARPGGGFSSCPRDAVPDVEYTYYGLGTLALLRAMIPAS, via the coding sequence ATGGGCTATCTCGATCTGCTGGACGAGATGCTGGCCACAGGTACTGCCTTGCTGGGCGACGGGTTCCTGAGGGCGCAGGCAAGCTACGTCGGAAGCCGTCAGGGCCCTGCGGGCGGCTTCGTCGGGCGCTCAGGCGTCGAGGATCTGTACTACACCGACTTCGCCCTGCGGACGCTTGTGCTGACTGCCCCGGCCTCTCCGGCTTTGGGCGCCATCCCGGGCTTCCTCGCTGCACAGCCACCACCACGAGACCTGGTCGAGTGCTTCAGCTACCTGAACTGCCGCCGGATGCTGCAGTCACCGGGGCGTGACCCGCTGCCGGTACCGCCGTCTGTGTACGCCTGCCTGACTGAAGCGGAGGGCGCGCTGCACGACAACCCGGAGGCGTCAGTGAGCGCCTACCAGGCTTTCCTGCTTGCCCTGTGTCATGAGATGCTGGGAGATGGTTGGTCTGCGGGGGAGGAGGTACTCCGGGGAGTGCAGCAACTACGTCGTCCTGAGGGCGGCTTTGCGGAGAGAGCGGATCAGACCGCGGCGCAGACGAATGCCACAGCAGCGGGGCTTGCGGTCCTGACGATGGCAGGCGAACTGGAGGAAGACTGCGCTGCGTCGGCGGCCCGGTTCCTGGTGTCGATGCAGACCTCGGAAGACGGCGGCTTCCGAGCCCATGCCGCGGCACCGGAGGGCGACCTACTGTCGAGCTTCACGGCGTTCCTGGCACTGATCGGCCTTGCCGCAGTTGGGCCGGTGGATCTCGCAGCGCTTGCACGCTTTGCCCGCACCTGTGCCAGGCCTGGTGGTGGCTTCTCGTCCTGCCCACGCGATGCGGTGCCGGATGTGGAGTACACCTACTACGGTCTCGGTACCCTCGCTTTGCTCCGCGCGATGATCCCCGCGTCCTAG
- a CDS encoding polyprenyl synthetase family protein codes for MSVLTGRPPTETGEARDDIKQVPADSSTRALIRARAAFLADSLGHTALPGDEVLREGAASILSDLGLPREYLGFAMVALDNALWWGAFSAVPFGRRLLLLPKCLQNRHTCRASIDSVGLHCAGCGGCVIQDLKARAEDLGYHVIVAEGTSAVVEKVMEGEADAILGVACLDSLEKSFERIADLGVPHQALPLLTDGCQDTTAEVDLLGELIGTHATGGRLIERSYLPLLRAAQTVFTPEHLTPLLGACNQTPPGDEVSAPLLEATQRIACDFLQRGGKRLRPFITLATYAVARSGFEALEAGADAEALLPPGIRTVAVAFEAIHKASLVHDDIEDRDPYRYGQPTIHQTYGVETAINVGDFLIGLGYRLIASQGPELGAGCVADILARLAQAHLQLSSGQGAELMWNGQASTQLRPIHALQIGALKTAPAFEVALYAGLRAAQVAVEDTLLRQYATFVGEGFQVLNDLTDWEEDNANKGHRGQDVLARRPTILRAFALEAGAGEALDDLVTAARASGSRSTVLPQVRTLYHQHGVFEKAHRLYGGLRTRALDLTQEIGPPGLRELFQFLVRNILREVRLVSD; via the coding sequence ATGAGTGTACTCACCGGCCGCCCGCCGACTGAAACCGGCGAGGCCAGAGACGACATCAAGCAGGTTCCCGCAGACAGTTCGACCCGGGCGCTGATCCGTGCCCGGGCCGCCTTCCTTGCCGACTCCCTGGGGCATACGGCTCTCCCGGGGGATGAAGTGCTGCGGGAGGGCGCCGCTTCCATCCTCAGTGACCTGGGGCTTCCTCGCGAGTATCTCGGGTTCGCCATGGTCGCCCTCGACAACGCCCTCTGGTGGGGCGCCTTCTCGGCGGTCCCCTTTGGGCGCCGTCTTCTGCTACTACCCAAGTGCCTGCAGAACCGACATACCTGCCGGGCGAGCATCGACTCCGTAGGATTGCACTGCGCCGGCTGCGGCGGTTGTGTGATCCAGGACCTCAAGGCGCGGGCGGAGGACCTCGGCTACCATGTCATCGTGGCCGAGGGCACTTCGGCAGTGGTCGAGAAGGTCATGGAGGGCGAGGCCGACGCGATTCTTGGTGTGGCTTGCCTGGACTCCCTGGAGAAGTCCTTCGAGCGCATTGCCGACCTGGGCGTGCCTCACCAGGCCCTTCCTCTGCTGACCGACGGCTGCCAGGATACCACGGCGGAGGTCGACCTTCTCGGCGAGCTGATCGGCACCCATGCCACCGGGGGCAGGCTGATCGAGCGCAGCTACCTTCCCCTGCTGCGTGCGGCGCAGACCGTCTTCACCCCGGAGCACCTCACCCCACTGCTCGGCGCCTGCAACCAGACGCCTCCCGGCGACGAGGTGTCAGCACCCTTGCTGGAGGCTACCCAGCGCATTGCCTGTGACTTCCTGCAGCGCGGCGGCAAGCGCCTGCGGCCCTTCATTACCCTGGCGACCTATGCCGTCGCACGTTCAGGCTTCGAGGCCCTGGAGGCCGGCGCTGACGCCGAAGCTCTCCTTCCACCGGGCATCCGCACCGTCGCCGTCGCCTTCGAGGCCATACACAAGGCCTCCCTGGTCCACGACGACATCGAGGACCGCGATCCGTACCGCTACGGCCAACCGACGATCCATCAGACCTACGGGGTCGAGACAGCCATCAACGTGGGCGACTTCCTGATCGGCCTAGGCTATCGTCTGATCGCCTCGCAAGGGCCCGAACTGGGCGCTGGCTGCGTCGCAGACATCCTCGCCCGATTGGCGCAGGCCCATCTCCAGCTATCCTCCGGGCAGGGCGCAGAGTTGATGTGGAACGGCCAAGCCTCCACGCAGTTGCGGCCCATCCATGCACTGCAGATTGGGGCTTTGAAGACGGCGCCGGCCTTCGAGGTCGCGCTCTACGCCGGCCTGCGTGCGGCACAGGTCGCTGTGGAGGACACCCTCCTGCGCCAGTATGCCACCTTCGTCGGCGAGGGTTTCCAGGTGCTCAACGACCTCACCGACTGGGAAGAGGACAACGCGAACAAGGGCCACCGAGGCCAGGATGTGCTGGCCCGCAGGCCCACGATCCTGCGTGCCTTTGCTCTTGAGGCCGGTGCGGGAGAGGCCCTGGACGACCTGGTGACCGCAGCTCGTGCCAGCGGGAGCCGGAGCACGGTCCTGCCGCAGGTCCGGACCCTCTACCATCAACATGGGGTCTTCGAGAAGGCCCACCGGCTCTACGGGGGCCTGCGTACACGTGCCCTGGACCTTACGCAAGAGATAGGACCTCCGGGGCTCCGGGAGCTCTTCCAGTTCCTCGTCCGCAACATCCTGCGCGAGGTGCGGCTCGTATCCGACTGA
- a CDS encoding PQQ-binding-like beta-propeller repeat protein, producing MSLAFHARRIMLVTVLVVAATSALASETVGWRTDGTGRYPTATPVLQWGPDQNVRWKTALPGTGNATPILVGNRIFLCAEPSTLVCLEATDGHILWQKTNTYEDIASPEDLAKIGPDQAKAKALEGEFNKASREANQAKAGLQSKPDDEALKTKLAAAQARQTAIGLELEPYRKLWYILPPRHDINGYSSATPVSDGHYVWVVFGTGIVACYDLEGNRQWAKFIEKPTDMWGHSASPVVVGDKLIVHISQFTALDKSTGARLWQTRSGACWGTHLPTAIGGTQVIVTPKGEILRVDDGVVLAKGIAGLEYASPTLDGRIAYFIENGGKAVELPEAVVENKVVCRKLWNTQPKKDRYYASPVLHEGLLYAVNQVGVFSCIDAATGEVVYEQNLGLGRAVCYPSVTFAGGHLFVAGDNGTTVVVTPGRTYSEVGRNKIEPYRGSPVFDGDRLFLRGFQNLYCIGAVN from the coding sequence ATGTCCCTGGCGTTCCATGCCCGCAGGATCATGCTCGTTACGGTGCTGGTGGTCGCAGCCACCAGTGCCCTGGCCTCTGAGACGGTTGGTTGGCGCACCGACGGCACCGGCAGGTACCCCACAGCGACGCCCGTTCTGCAGTGGGGACCGGACCAGAACGTGAGATGGAAGACGGCGCTCCCGGGCACCGGCAACGCTACGCCGATTCTGGTCGGCAACAGGATCTTCCTCTGCGCTGAACCCTCGACACTCGTCTGCCTGGAGGCGACCGATGGCCATATCCTCTGGCAGAAGACGAACACCTACGAGGACATCGCCTCTCCCGAGGACCTCGCCAAGATCGGCCCTGACCAGGCCAAGGCGAAGGCCCTCGAAGGGGAGTTCAACAAGGCGAGTCGCGAGGCGAATCAGGCGAAGGCCGGTCTGCAGTCCAAGCCTGACGACGAAGCGCTCAAGACCAAGCTCGCGGCAGCTCAGGCCAGGCAGACCGCCATCGGCCTCGAACTCGAGCCTTACCGGAAGCTCTGGTACATCCTGCCGCCGCGGCATGACATCAACGGCTACTCCTCCGCCACGCCGGTCAGTGACGGCCACTACGTGTGGGTAGTGTTCGGCACGGGCATCGTCGCCTGCTACGATCTGGAGGGCAACCGTCAGTGGGCGAAGTTCATCGAGAAGCCAACGGACATGTGGGGGCACAGTGCTTCGCCTGTGGTGGTCGGGGACAAGCTGATCGTGCACATCAGCCAGTTCACCGCCCTGGACAAGAGCACCGGAGCAAGGCTGTGGCAGACCCGGTCCGGGGCGTGCTGGGGTACCCACCTTCCGACGGCGATCGGTGGCACCCAGGTCATCGTCACGCCCAAGGGCGAGATACTTCGGGTCGATGACGGCGTGGTCCTCGCTAAGGGCATCGCCGGCCTGGAGTACGCGAGCCCCACCCTCGACGGCCGCATCGCCTACTTCATCGAGAACGGCGGCAAGGCTGTCGAGTTGCCCGAGGCTGTCGTGGAGAACAAGGTTGTGTGCAGGAAGCTGTGGAACACTCAGCCAAAGAAAGATCGCTACTACGCTTCGCCGGTCCTGCATGAGGGGCTCCTGTATGCAGTGAACCAGGTGGGCGTGTTCAGTTGCATCGATGCGGCGACCGGCGAGGTTGTCTATGAGCAGAACCTGGGTCTGGGCAGGGCGGTCTGCTACCCGAGCGTGACCTTCGCCGGTGGTCACCTGTTCGTCGCTGGCGACAATGGCACAACCGTAGTCGTCACTCCGGGCCGCACCTACTCGGAGGTCGGCCGCAACAAGATCGAGCCCTATCGGGGCTCACCCGTGTTCGACGGTGACCGGCTGTTCTTGCGCGGATTCCAGAACCTGTACTGCATCGGCGCCGTCAACTGA
- a CDS encoding prenyltransferase/squalene oxidase repeat-containing protein — protein sequence MMHPDRLQQALATAVNHLLSLCSPEGHWEGHLSSSALATATAISALSLAAMPEDRERTAAGLDWLCRTQNEDGGWGDTPDSPSNLSTTLLTLSALHLSHAQSDRQSAYERAEAYVTHRAGATPGERVAAIRKTYGADRTFAVPILMNCALAGLVPWSEVPDLPFEMAALPRSLYPVLRLQVVSYALPALIAVGLTVHHHKGSGRSRRFLRSAVTPGVLRTLERIQPESGGYLEATPLTAFVTMGLVGALGPEHPVLSRCLHFLRTSLREDGSWPIDTHLATWVTSGAVNALEQARPVLPEDGPAQDAAAALVVSRQWLAGQQRGTVHPYTGAAAGGWGWSYLSGSVPDADDTSGAVLALAGTANSKGIAEGARWLMDLQNADGGWPTFCRGWGQLPFDMSCADITAHALRALHAVDPLGQDQRLATCMRRGLSYLVRTQRADGSWVPLWSGSQRTADHSNPVLATSRVLMALAELGPGGEQAQRGLKYLLAAQSEEGGWGAEAGVPVTVEETALAVSALAQWPQAAPEALSRGIEQLVARVEEGSWTNAAPIGLYFASLWYSEALYPVMWTVEALARASRSLATGAG from the coding sequence ATGATGCACCCGGATCGTCTGCAGCAGGCCCTCGCGACAGCAGTGAACCATCTGCTGTCGCTTTGCTCGCCGGAGGGTCACTGGGAGGGCCATCTGTCCTCTTCGGCCCTGGCAACCGCGACGGCAATCAGTGCGCTGTCACTGGCCGCGATGCCCGAGGACCGCGAGAGAACCGCGGCAGGACTGGACTGGCTCTGCCGGACCCAGAACGAGGACGGCGGCTGGGGCGATACTCCCGACAGCCCCAGTAACCTCTCCACGACTCTCCTCACCCTTTCCGCGCTCCATCTGAGTCACGCACAATCCGACCGTCAGAGCGCATATGAGCGGGCCGAGGCCTACGTAACACACCGGGCCGGTGCCACACCCGGGGAGCGGGTCGCGGCGATCCGCAAGACCTACGGCGCTGATCGCACCTTCGCGGTGCCTATCCTCATGAACTGCGCCCTTGCAGGTCTGGTGCCCTGGAGTGAGGTTCCGGACTTGCCCTTCGAGATGGCGGCTTTGCCGCGGTCGCTTTACCCCGTGCTCCGGTTGCAGGTGGTCAGCTATGCCCTTCCGGCGCTCATTGCCGTCGGCCTCACTGTTCACCATCACAAGGGCAGCGGTCGCTCCCGGCGCTTTCTGAGGTCGGCGGTTACCCCGGGCGTCCTGAGGACCCTGGAGCGGATCCAGCCGGAAAGCGGCGGGTACCTGGAGGCCACTCCGCTCACCGCCTTTGTCACCATGGGCCTGGTCGGCGCGCTTGGTCCGGAACATCCCGTGCTGTCTCGTTGTCTGCACTTCCTGCGAACCAGTCTTCGCGAGGATGGGAGCTGGCCGATCGACACCCATCTCGCCACCTGGGTTACGAGCGGGGCCGTGAACGCCCTCGAGCAGGCAAGGCCCGTGCTTCCAGAGGACGGGCCGGCTCAGGATGCTGCGGCGGCGCTGGTAGTGTCCCGACAATGGCTTGCCGGTCAGCAGCGCGGCACGGTGCATCCATACACCGGTGCAGCAGCGGGAGGCTGGGGCTGGTCGTACCTGTCCGGCAGCGTTCCCGATGCCGATGACACCTCGGGTGCCGTGCTTGCCCTTGCCGGGACCGCGAACTCGAAGGGGATTGCCGAGGGTGCCCGGTGGCTGATGGACCTGCAGAACGCCGACGGTGGGTGGCCGACCTTCTGTCGCGGCTGGGGTCAGTTACCCTTTGACATGAGCTGCGCCGACATCACCGCCCATGCCCTGCGAGCGCTTCATGCCGTCGATCCCCTCGGTCAGGACCAGCGTCTTGCGACCTGCATGCGTCGTGGCTTGTCCTATCTGGTGCGCACGCAGCGGGCTGACGGTTCCTGGGTCCCGCTGTGGTCTGGAAGTCAGCGGACCGCAGATCACAGCAACCCGGTGCTCGCCACCTCGCGGGTTCTGATGGCGCTGGCCGAGCTTGGTCCTGGTGGTGAGCAGGCGCAGCGGGGCCTGAAGTACCTCCTTGCTGCACAAAGCGAGGAGGGTGGATGGGGCGCCGAAGCCGGTGTGCCTGTCACCGTTGAGGAGACCGCTCTGGCCGTGAGCGCCCTTGCACAGTGGCCTCAGGCTGCTCCGGAGGCGCTGTCACGAGGCATAGAGCAGCTCGTAGCGCGGGTCGAAGAAGGGTCCTGGACGAACGCCGCGCCCATCGGTCTGTATTTCGCGAGTCTGTGGTACAGCGAAGCCCTTTACCCGGTCATGTGGACCGTCGAGGCGCTGGCTCGCGCCAGTCGATCTCTTGCCACCGGAGCCGGATAG
- a CDS encoding radical SAM protein — protein sequence MLRRDGYPIVLTADRTLMADYRVLLDGMTAASQTTRTPAAIMNHLLMPRAAHPEGQCVVAPLGLRRVEAALVRGGIDPGDIVVVDDAHLHQAIGPATLVVGISSGEPHGLGMSSSTMAGIAGGEIYPLAMFRQLLSGVRAYLQARAPQARVLLGGPGAWQLAQDTSSPSSVTPAETGVDHVVVGYSEGNVVEVFSKLLAQESLPAVTLGEGVPVDQIPPIRGATTMGVVEISRGCGLGCGFCAIATTPMGHLPTDTILADVETNLAAAKTALAALSEDFFRYGASGVHCRPATALALLEQIRALKAVRLLQLDHANIASIAQWTDGEIRQARDLLVGDQVTRRPWVNVGVETAAGELLQASGGRAKMGAIGPDTWGEVCEEQLRRLCRAGFLPMVSLLVGLPGETPEHVQQTLDWVRRFRGEAITLFPVIYAPLDGTAPPVLTRLHWDLVRECYRFNFKWTPRIYLDDQKGAGAPLSRRLLIQLLAKGQVVLWTGHLARHRRRAPA from the coding sequence GTGTTACGACGCGACGGCTACCCGATCGTCCTCACCGCTGACCGAACCCTGATGGCAGACTATCGTGTCCTGCTGGATGGGATGACGGCGGCCAGCCAGACGACGCGGACCCCGGCTGCGATCATGAACCACCTGCTGATGCCCCGGGCGGCACATCCCGAGGGGCAGTGTGTGGTCGCCCCGCTGGGGTTGCGCCGCGTCGAGGCGGCCCTGGTTCGCGGCGGCATCGACCCCGGTGACATCGTCGTCGTCGACGACGCACACCTCCACCAGGCCATCGGCCCGGCAACTCTCGTGGTCGGCATCAGCTCCGGCGAGCCGCACGGCCTCGGTATGAGCAGCTCCACCATGGCCGGGATCGCAGGCGGCGAGATCTACCCGCTGGCGATGTTCCGCCAACTGCTCAGTGGGGTTCGCGCCTACTTGCAGGCCCGTGCTCCGCAGGCCCGGGTTCTCCTGGGCGGACCGGGAGCCTGGCAGCTTGCGCAGGACACTTCTTCCCCTTCCTCCGTCACCCCTGCAGAGACCGGAGTCGATCATGTCGTCGTGGGCTACTCCGAGGGCAACGTGGTCGAGGTCTTCTCGAAGCTCCTGGCCCAGGAGAGTCTGCCTGCTGTGACCCTCGGTGAGGGCGTCCCCGTAGATCAGATTCCGCCCATACGGGGCGCTACGACCATGGGAGTGGTGGAGATCAGCCGGGGCTGTGGTCTTGGCTGCGGCTTCTGCGCCATCGCCACGACACCCATGGGGCATCTCCCGACGGACACGATTCTTGCCGACGTTGAGACGAACCTTGCCGCCGCGAAGACCGCCCTCGCCGCTCTGAGTGAGGACTTCTTCCGTTACGGGGCCAGCGGCGTTCACTGTAGACCCGCGACAGCTCTCGCCCTTCTGGAGCAGATCCGGGCGCTCAAGGCAGTGCGGCTTCTGCAACTCGACCACGCCAACATCGCCAGCATCGCGCAATGGACCGACGGCGAGATTCGTCAGGCGCGAGACCTTCTGGTGGGCGACCAGGTGACGCGCCGTCCCTGGGTGAACGTGGGCGTCGAGACGGCCGCAGGAGAGCTGCTGCAGGCCAGTGGCGGGCGCGCCAAGATGGGAGCCATTGGCCCGGACACCTGGGGCGAGGTGTGCGAGGAGCAACTGCGACGGCTCTGTCGCGCGGGGTTCCTGCCTATGGTCAGCCTTCTTGTCGGCCTTCCCGGCGAGACACCCGAGCACGTACAGCAGACCCTCGACTGGGTACGGCGCTTCCGCGGTGAGGCCATCACCCTCTTCCCGGTGATCTACGCTCCTCTGGACGGCACTGCGCCGCCCGTGCTGACACGGCTACACTGGGACTTGGTGCGAGAGTGCTACCGGTTCAACTTCAAGTGGACGCCGCGAATCTACCTCGACGACCAGAAGGGTGCCGGAGCGCCGCTGAGCCGTCGCCTCCTGATCCAGCTCCTGGCCAAGGGTCAGGTCGTTCTGTGGACGGGTCATCTGGCCCGACACCGCCGGAGGGCGCCGGCATGA